From Acidimicrobiales bacterium, the proteins below share one genomic window:
- a CDS encoding sialidase family protein yields MLLAMVPAVVAAAGAAGSGAVAAAAAPVARPEVVVSGLDRRVQLAHNSPVLLADPTAPRFVAMAGRLDNPDFGCTLHLSGDGGRGWIPVKPVPNLPEKAEKCYAPEIAFDRHGLLYYSFIALAGQGNSPTGTWLVTSPDRGRSFSAPRRLLGPERYMVRMALDPSMGSKGRLHLVWLEASASPLGGLGAPPNPIMSAYSDDGGKTFSEPVRISDPARRIVAPALALGPDHAVHVLYYDLEDDARDYQGLEGPTWPGQWSLHLTSSSDGGRTFRPAVLVDGAVVPPERVMLIYTMPPPALTVDGAGRVFAAWHDATNGDWDVFLRRSGDGGRTWEPRQRLNDDPVGNGRHQYLPRLSVAPTGRVDAVFLDRRDDPENVRNNTYLVSSPPGGARFGPAVRLTSEMSDTTIGTRYDIPSAAGLVDYGSRLGLLSLSNRALAAWPDTRNSEIYEYGQDLFATEVDFGGPAGDDAVDAADSGRSMLPVTLAAAAAVVMGAAVVLRRRRRKQVDVDGRRDQAGRDADDADGDAVPQGEGGYR; encoded by the coding sequence GTGCTCCTTGCCATGGTTCCCGCTGTAGTTGCAGCGGCGGGTGCCGCCGGTTCGGGCGCGGTCGCCGCAGCGGCCGCGCCCGTGGCGCGCCCGGAGGTGGTGGTGAGCGGGCTGGACCGACGCGTCCAGCTGGCCCACAACAGCCCGGTGCTGTTGGCCGATCCCACCGCACCACGCTTCGTCGCCATGGCCGGGCGGCTCGACAACCCGGACTTCGGATGCACCCTCCATCTGTCGGGTGATGGAGGAAGGGGTTGGATCCCGGTGAAGCCGGTGCCGAATCTGCCGGAGAAGGCGGAGAAGTGCTACGCACCGGAGATCGCCTTCGACAGGCACGGGCTGCTCTATTACAGCTTCATCGCCCTGGCCGGCCAGGGCAACTCTCCGACCGGGACGTGGCTCGTGACGTCGCCGGACCGGGGCCGGTCCTTCAGCGCACCGCGCCGGTTGCTCGGCCCCGAGCGCTACATGGTGCGCATGGCCCTCGACCCGAGCATGGGATCGAAGGGTCGGCTCCACCTCGTCTGGTTGGAGGCGTCGGCCTCGCCGCTCGGTGGGCTCGGCGCGCCGCCCAACCCGATCATGTCCGCGTACTCCGACGATGGTGGGAAGACGTTCTCCGAACCGGTGCGGATAAGCGATCCCGCCCGGCGCATCGTGGCGCCCGCGCTGGCCCTCGGTCCCGACCATGCGGTGCACGTCCTCTACTACGACCTCGAGGACGACGCCCGCGACTACCAGGGCCTCGAGGGTCCGACCTGGCCCGGCCAGTGGTCGCTGCACCTGACCTCGTCCTCCGACGGTGGCAGGACGTTCCGGCCGGCGGTGCTCGTCGACGGAGCCGTCGTCCCGCCGGAGCGGGTCATGCTCATCTACACCATGCCGCCGCCGGCGCTCACCGTCGACGGCGCCGGCCGGGTCTTCGCGGCGTGGCACGACGCCACCAACGGCGACTGGGACGTGTTCCTGCGTCGCTCGGGCGACGGGGGACGCACGTGGGAACCACGTCAGCGTCTCAACGACGATCCTGTGGGCAACGGCCGCCACCAGTATCTGCCCCGCCTGTCGGTGGCGCCGACGGGCAGGGTCGATGCCGTGTTCCTCGATCGCCGTGACGACCCGGAGAACGTGCGCAACAACACCTACCTGGTGTCGTCGCCCCCCGGAGGTGCCCGGTTCGGTCCCGCCGTCCGCCTGACGTCCGAGATGTCGGACACCACCATCGGCACGCGCTACGACATCCCGTCCGCAGCCGGGCTGGTCGACTACGGCAGCCGGCTCGGGCTGCTGTCCCTGTCGAACCGGGCGCTGGCGGCGTGGCCGGACACGCGCAACAGCGAGATCTACGAGTACGGCCAGGACCTGTTCGCCACCGAGGTCGACTTCGGCGGCCCGGCGGGTGACGACGCCGTCGATGCAGCGGACAGCGGGCGCTCGATGCTGCCCGTCACGCTGGCAGCCGCGGCGGCGGTCGTGATGGGTGCCGCCGTCGTGCTGCGCCGTCGTCGCCGCAAGCAGGTGGACGTCGACGGCCGGCGCGATCAGGCGGGCAGGGACGCAGACGACGCGGACGGCGACGCCGTCCCCCAGGGGGAGGGTGGGTATCGATGA